One Rhodothermales bacterium DNA window includes the following coding sequences:
- a CDS encoding SDR family oxidoreductase: MRKSVFSGHSAVVTGAGEGIGFEIARLLALSGAVVVLNDVDSTRAHNAATAIQKQGGHCIGMGGDVGDVNVVRGLVDEAVREGGKITIAVANAGQTLWNSFLEYTPEDFQRVLNVNLGGSFFLAQAAARHMRKQGTGGRILFMSSVTGHQAIEYLSAYSMTKAGLEMLARNLVVELSPFKITVNCVAPGATVTPRNLADDPDYEAHWSELSPSRRPAYPSDIARAALFLLAPSSDQITGQTLVVDGGWSAVSPTPRLDFVEQSHDE, translated from the coding sequence ATGCGTAAATCAGTCTTCAGCGGGCATTCCGCGGTAGTGACCGGCGCCGGCGAAGGCATCGGCTTCGAAATCGCGCGGCTGCTGGCGCTCAGCGGGGCCGTGGTGGTGCTGAATGACGTGGACAGCACGCGCGCCCACAATGCCGCGACGGCGATCCAGAAGCAGGGCGGGCATTGCATCGGGATGGGGGGCGATGTCGGGGACGTCAACGTGGTGCGCGGGCTCGTGGACGAGGCCGTGCGCGAGGGCGGCAAGATCACCATCGCGGTGGCGAACGCCGGCCAGACGCTGTGGAACAGCTTTCTCGAATACACGCCGGAAGATTTTCAGCGTGTCCTAAACGTCAACCTCGGGGGCTCTTTTTTCCTCGCGCAGGCGGCCGCGCGCCACATGCGGAAGCAGGGGACGGGTGGGCGCATCCTCTTCATGTCGTCGGTGACGGGCCATCAGGCGATCGAGTATCTGTCGGCCTACAGCATGACGAAGGCCGGCCTGGAGATGCTGGCCCGCAACCTCGTGGTGGAGCTGTCTCCCTTCAAAATTACCGTCAACTGCGTGGCGCCCGGAGCCACGGTGACCCCGCGCAACCTGGCGGACGACCCCGACTACGAGGCGCACTGGTCCGAGCTCTCCCCCAGCCGCCGGCCCGCCTACCCGTCGGATATCGCCCGGGCGGCGCTCTTTTTGCTCGCCCCGTCCTCCGACCAGATCACCGGGCAGACGCTGGTGGTAGACGGTGGATGGTCCGCCGTGAGCCCCACGCCCCGGCTGGACTTCGTGGAACAATCCCATGACGAGTAA
- a CDS encoding NAD-dependent epimerase/dehydratase family protein, producing MNPPPVFLVTGAMGCIGAWALRHLVHAGHRVVSFDLSDTRHRVDMLLSSREQEAISYVRGDLTDTAQVVDTVTGQGVTHIIHLAALQVPFCRANPVLGAQVNVVGTVNVFEAARAAGIRHLAYASSIAVYGAPEDYADTVIDDASPLKPRTLYGVYKRANEGTAEVYWRENSISSIALRPFTVYGVGRDQGLTSDPTKAMLAAAKGEAFEIGFSGPMQFQWASDVAQQFIDAATRPLDGSFVFNLDTKAVEVAEVVDIIRALRPGAQVTFKQNDLPFPAEFDTVTFRRHIPTIYETPLRDGIRATIEQFESQIANRKS from the coding sequence TTGAATCCCCCTCCCGTATTTCTCGTCACCGGCGCCATGGGGTGCATCGGCGCCTGGGCGCTACGCCATCTCGTCCACGCCGGCCACCGGGTCGTCAGCTTCGATCTCAGCGATACGCGGCACCGGGTCGACATGCTGCTGTCGAGCCGCGAGCAGGAGGCCATCTCGTACGTCCGGGGCGACCTCACGGACACCGCGCAGGTGGTGGATACGGTGACCGGCCAGGGCGTCACGCACATCATCCATCTGGCCGCGCTGCAGGTGCCGTTTTGCCGGGCCAACCCGGTGCTGGGGGCGCAGGTGAACGTGGTGGGGACCGTGAACGTGTTCGAGGCGGCGCGGGCGGCCGGCATTCGCCATCTGGCCTATGCTTCGTCCATCGCCGTCTACGGCGCGCCCGAGGATTATGCCGATACGGTCATCGACGACGCCAGCCCCCTCAAGCCGCGGACGCTGTACGGCGTCTACAAACGCGCGAACGAGGGGACGGCGGAGGTGTACTGGCGCGAAAACAGCATCAGCAGCATCGCGCTGCGTCCGTTCACGGTGTACGGCGTGGGGCGGGATCAGGGGCTGACGAGCGATCCGACCAAGGCCATGCTCGCCGCGGCGAAGGGCGAGGCGTTCGAGATCGGCTTCAGCGGCCCGATGCAGTTCCAGTGGGCGTCCGACGTCGCGCAGCAGTTCATCGACGCCGCGACGCGGCCGCTCGACGGCAGCTTCGTGTTCAACCTGGACACGAAGGCGGTGGAAGTTGCGGAGGTGGTGGACATCATCCGGGCGCTGCGCCCCGGCGCGCAGGTCACGTTCAAGCAAAACGACCTGCCCTTCCCGGCCGAGTTCGACACGGTCACGTTTCGCCGGCACATCCCCACGATCTACGAAACGCCCCTGCGAGACGGCATCCGGGCTACGATCGAACAGTTTGAATCGCAAATCGCAAATCGAAAATCATAA
- a CDS encoding amidohydrolase family protein, giving the protein MKRALIFLLTSMALLGITPANAQDTGDILIKNGTVLTVTNGTLPNTDVLIRDGKIARVAAGLSAPRGVRVVDATGMYVMPGIIDAHSHNALSSINEGTAPVTSEVTMEDVIDPFDIGIYRALAGGVTTIHAMHGSANVIGGQCETLKLRYGLTNPDLLKMEGAPRTIKFALGENPTRNHGSEGIHPSSRMGVELVLRKAFDEAHRYMEAWDAYEKERITNLRAIPPAYNQRLEVIADIIRGDVLVQAHSYRADEIVMLVNVLRDNGVKKLNLQHANEAFKVAPELAEFGATASVFADWWAYKFEVYYSTAYNAAILTRNGVTTSINSDSGELIRHLYHEAAKTQRYGDLNDDEALALITINPAMQLGIANRVGSIEVGKDGDIALFNAHPLSVYAVPQLTIVDGIVRFDIENDPDDMRLTVDPDEPVEQTLLMTREDHDRDMEGVFDLYDFFAGENE; this is encoded by the coding sequence ATGAAACGCGCCCTGATCTTTCTGCTAACCAGCATGGCCCTGCTCGGTATCACGCCGGCGAACGCCCAGGATACCGGCGACATCCTGATCAAAAACGGGACGGTCCTGACGGTCACGAACGGCACCCTGCCCAACACCGACGTCCTGATCCGCGACGGCAAGATCGCGCGGGTGGCCGCCGGCCTCAGCGCTCCGCGCGGCGTCCGCGTGGTGGACGCCACCGGGATGTACGTGATGCCCGGCATCATCGACGCGCATTCGCACAATGCGCTCAGCTCGATCAACGAAGGCACCGCGCCGGTGACCTCCGAGGTCACCATGGAGGATGTGATCGACCCGTTCGACATCGGCATCTACCGGGCCCTCGCCGGCGGCGTCACCACCATCCACGCCATGCACGGCTCGGCCAACGTCATCGGCGGCCAGTGCGAGACGCTCAAACTGCGCTACGGCCTGACCAACCCGGACCTGCTCAAGATGGAGGGCGCCCCGCGGACGATCAAGTTCGCCCTCGGCGAAAACCCCACGCGCAACCACGGCAGCGAAGGGATTCACCCCTCCTCGCGCATGGGCGTCGAGCTGGTCCTGCGCAAGGCGTTCGACGAGGCGCACCGGTACATGGAGGCATGGGACGCCTACGAGAAAGAGCGCATCACCAACCTCCGCGCCATCCCGCCGGCGTACAACCAGCGGCTGGAGGTCATCGCCGACATCATCCGCGGCGACGTGCTCGTCCAGGCCCATTCCTACCGGGCGGATGAGATCGTGATGCTCGTCAACGTCCTGCGCGACAACGGCGTCAAGAAGCTCAACCTCCAGCATGCCAACGAGGCGTTTAAAGTCGCCCCCGAGCTGGCCGAATTCGGCGCGACCGCCTCGGTGTTTGCCGACTGGTGGGCCTACAAGTTCGAGGTCTACTACTCGACCGCCTACAACGCGGCGATCCTCACGCGCAACGGCGTCACGACATCGATCAACTCGGACTCCGGCGAACTCATTCGCCACCTCTACCACGAGGCCGCGAAAACCCAGCGCTACGGCGACCTCAACGACGACGAGGCGCTGGCCCTGATCACCATCAACCCGGCCATGCAGCTCGGCATCGCGAACCGCGTCGGCTCCATCGAGGTCGGCAAGGACGGCGACATCGCCCTCTTCAACGCGCACCCGCTGTCGGTGTACGCCGTGCCCCAGCTGACCATCGTCGACGGCATCGTCCGGTTCGACATCGAAAACGACCCCGACGACATGCGCCTCACCGTCGACCCGGACGAGCCCGTCGAGCAGACCCTGCTGATGACGCGCGAGGATCACGACCGCGACATGGAGGGGGTGTTCGATCTCTACGACTTCTTCGCCGGCGAAAACGAATGA
- a CDS encoding AAA family ATPase yields the protein MAKKKDDTPKKSAGAPPAGSTENGKAPEPLSTFEEYTRDYPEWAREFARKYFTKTLTQFILYGNVRDLVPFVSEEGQTQYVPLRAFLREELFASRDLIVFYDRSSGIHFNHAESQKDFNRALSGYDTIFGTEYVKNLPKEPVRVFSVLDNYFRLRLAEGKRIACIIDYAETIIPMAEASMYSSEDRNALVYLQKWAHDPLFLEHDFTICLLTENLTDLNQQLVQSPQTAEIRIELPSEADRIKFVDHRIAGREAEFKQQSSVPSRAFAQNTAGLGYVQLRTILADVLENKSKMSFERLSELKKEFIEAEAYGMLEFVETDYNLDMVAGHAQAKEHLRQAANALRNGRPDVMPMGYLVSGPVGTGKTFMITCFAGDIGIPMVKLKNFRSQWQGVTEGNLEKILNLLEAMTPVAVMIDEADAMLGDRDSSGDSGVSSRVFGQIAQFMSNSKHRGRIIFFLLTARPDLMPIDLKRQGRAEEHIALFYPSEREEREELLKVMMKRTKVKIPIEEMPEALVNGERTYSGADMEALLTRAKFRAAAEDSGSEVKPEHVQAAVDDFIPPTYPLEVELQSLAAVLECTNRALLPPEYRKMDREAIIKRVDIIKQLIGR from the coding sequence ATGGCCAAGAAGAAAGACGACACCCCAAAGAAGTCCGCCGGCGCCCCGCCCGCCGGCAGCACGGAAAACGGAAAGGCCCCGGAGCCCCTCTCGACGTTTGAGGAATACACCCGCGACTACCCCGAATGGGCCCGCGAGTTTGCGCGCAAGTACTTCACCAAGACGCTGACCCAGTTCATCCTGTACGGTAACGTCCGGGACCTCGTGCCGTTCGTCAGCGAGGAGGGCCAGACCCAGTACGTCCCGCTCCGCGCCTTCCTGCGGGAGGAGCTGTTCGCGTCCCGGGATCTCATCGTCTTCTACGATCGCTCCAGCGGCATCCACTTCAACCACGCGGAGTCGCAAAAGGACTTCAACCGGGCGCTCTCCGGCTACGACACGATCTTCGGCACCGAATACGTCAAGAACCTCCCCAAGGAGCCGGTCCGCGTCTTTTCGGTGCTCGACAACTACTTCCGCCTGCGCCTGGCCGAAGGCAAGCGTATCGCGTGTATCATCGACTATGCCGAGACCATCATCCCGATGGCCGAGGCCTCGATGTACTCGTCCGAGGACCGGAACGCGCTCGTCTACCTCCAGAAATGGGCGCACGACCCGCTGTTCCTGGAGCACGACTTCACGATCTGCCTCCTCACGGAGAACCTGACCGACCTCAACCAGCAGCTCGTCCAGAGCCCGCAGACCGCCGAGATCCGGATCGAGCTGCCGTCCGAGGCCGACCGCATCAAGTTTGTCGATCACCGCATCGCGGGCCGGGAGGCCGAATTCAAGCAGCAGTCCTCCGTCCCTTCGCGCGCCTTCGCGCAGAACACCGCCGGCCTGGGCTACGTGCAGCTTCGCACCATCCTGGCGGACGTCCTCGAGAATAAGTCGAAGATGAGCTTCGAGCGGCTGTCCGAGCTCAAGAAGGAGTTCATCGAGGCGGAGGCGTACGGGATGCTCGAGTTCGTCGAGACCGATTACAACCTGGACATGGTGGCCGGCCATGCGCAGGCGAAGGAACACCTGCGCCAGGCCGCCAACGCGCTCCGCAACGGCCGGCCGGACGTGATGCCCATGGGCTACCTCGTCAGCGGGCCGGTCGGCACCGGGAAGACGTTCATGATCACGTGTTTCGCCGGCGACATCGGCATCCCGATGGTCAAGCTCAAGAACTTCCGCTCCCAGTGGCAGGGCGTCACCGAAGGCAACCTCGAGAAGATCCTCAACCTCCTCGAAGCCATGACCCCCGTGGCGGTCATGATCGACGAGGCGGACGCCATGCTCGGCGACCGTGACTCGAGCGGCGACTCCGGCGTGTCGTCCCGCGTGTTCGGGCAGATCGCCCAGTTCATGAGCAACTCGAAACACCGCGGCCGCATCATCTTCTTCCTGCTCACCGCCCGGCCGGACCTGATGCCGATCGACCTCAAGCGGCAGGGCCGCGCCGAGGAGCACATCGCGCTCTTCTACCCCAGCGAGCGCGAGGAGCGCGAAGAGCTGCTGAAGGTGATGATGAAGCGCACGAAGGTCAAAATCCCCATCGAGGAGATGCCGGAAGCGCTCGTCAACGGCGAGCGCACCTACAGCGGCGCCGATATGGAGGCCCTCCTCACCCGCGCCAAGTTCCGCGCGGCCGCCGAGGATTCGGGCAGCGAGGTCAAGCCGGAACACGTCCAGGCCGCCGTCGACGACTTCATCCCGCCGACCTACCCCCTCGAAGTGGAGCTGCAATCCCTCGCCGCCGTCCTCGAATGCACCAACCGCGCGCTGCTCCCGCCGGAGTACCGGAAGATGGACCGGGAGGCGATCATCAAACGGGTGGATATCATCAAGCAGCTGATCGGGCGATAG
- a CDS encoding amidohydrolase family protein, with product MKSSSFFAFLLLGLLLAPAAAAQPQIDGEPKARRGTFAVTNVRIETVSSGVIESGTIVIENDLIVAIGANVTIPPGAEIIDGAGQTAYPGMIDSGTRLGLVEVGSDPRTIDFREVGDVTPHVEALTAINPNSVAIPVTRVSGVTTVISAPTGGLFPGKAALVNLHGYTPEQMSVGGVQLMTLTFPTSARRGRFDQRSEEDVKKAYDEAIQKLDGIWEDAKLYARIDSAYRANPDAGRRPEYNPEMTAMLPVVRGQMPLLVTVEAAKDITAAIAWVKKQRVARPVFSGVAEGWRVADELAEAGIPCIVGPMLSTPTRDADRYDKAYANIGLLHKAGVKVAIQTGDAENVRNLPFNAGFAATYGMGREEALRAVTLAPAEIFGVADQLGSLEVGKKANLFIANGDPFETKTKITKVFIDGYDIPLENRQTRLYEEFLERTPGLEKHPKAPEVAAPTG from the coding sequence ATGAAATCATCCTCTTTCTTCGCCTTCCTGCTTCTCGGGCTCCTGCTGGCGCCGGCCGCGGCCGCCCAGCCGCAGATCGACGGCGAGCCCAAAGCGCGGCGCGGCACGTTCGCCGTCACCAACGTCCGCATCGAGACCGTGTCGAGCGGCGTGATCGAGTCCGGCACGATCGTTATCGAAAACGACCTCATCGTCGCGATCGGGGCCAACGTGACGATACCTCCCGGCGCGGAGATCATCGACGGGGCCGGCCAGACGGCCTATCCGGGCATGATCGACTCGGGCACGCGGCTCGGCCTCGTCGAAGTCGGTTCGGATCCACGCACGATCGACTTCCGGGAAGTCGGCGACGTCACCCCGCACGTCGAGGCGCTCACCGCCATCAACCCCAACTCCGTCGCCATCCCCGTCACCCGCGTGAGCGGCGTTACGACGGTGATTTCCGCCCCGACCGGCGGCCTCTTCCCGGGCAAGGCGGCGCTGGTGAACCTGCACGGCTACACGCCGGAGCAGATGAGCGTCGGCGGGGTACAGCTGATGACCCTGACCTTCCCGACGTCGGCGCGCCGCGGCCGGTTCGACCAGCGGTCCGAGGAAGACGTGAAGAAAGCCTACGACGAGGCCATCCAGAAGCTCGACGGCATCTGGGAAGACGCGAAGCTGTACGCGCGGATCGACTCGGCCTACCGCGCCAACCCCGACGCCGGCCGCCGGCCGGAGTACAACCCGGAGATGACGGCGATGCTACCCGTCGTCCGCGGCCAGATGCCGCTCCTGGTGACGGTGGAGGCGGCGAAGGATATCACCGCCGCGATCGCGTGGGTGAAGAAGCAGCGCGTCGCCCGCCCGGTATTCAGCGGCGTGGCGGAAGGCTGGCGCGTGGCGGACGAACTGGCGGAAGCCGGCATCCCCTGCATCGTCGGCCCCATGCTGTCCACCCCGACACGCGACGCCGACCGGTACGACAAGGCGTATGCGAACATCGGCCTCCTGCACAAAGCGGGGGTCAAGGTAGCCATCCAGACGGGCGACGCGGAGAACGTGCGCAACCTGCCCTTCAACGCCGGCTTCGCGGCGACCTACGGGATGGGCCGGGAAGAAGCGCTGCGCGCCGTGACGCTCGCGCCGGCGGAGATCTTCGGCGTGGCCGATCAGCTGGGCTCGCTGGAAGTGGGGAAAAAAGCCAACCTCTTTATCGCCAACGGCGACCCGTTCGAGACGAAGACGAAGATCACGAAGGTCTTCATCGACGGCTACGACATCCCGCTGGAAAACCGCCAGACCCGCCTCTACGAGGAATTCCTGGAGCGCACCCCCGGCCTGGAGAAACACCCGAAAGCCCCGGAAGTGGCGGCGCCGACTGGGTGA
- a CDS encoding amidohydrolase family protein yields the protein MIRSICTPASHLAAALAFLLILATPAAAQPGQASNPQEALPPVTRTYAIVNARIVQAPGREIPRGTVLVRDGLIAAVGANVAVPFDAERIPGDSLVVYAGFIDGLSNAGIPQPKREDNSGPVSRANPPDDKAGIQPERFAHAMIDPADKSIADLRNAGFTAAHVVPHGNMLPGSGAVILLAGASAREMVLVPDASMFFQFDGARRMYPATPMGVMAKFRQLYREAERRKQIETLYAANSRGIARPEYDPVHYAFFPVIDRDKPVFVYADNALEIYRAFRLQEALGFPLILGGIYQAFDAMDQLAAHNVPMFLTLKLPKEDDKKGKGDSVSVAGFDPAFRAAGYADVEKETKNLEARQEIFRRQYIRAAADLHDAGLVFGFSTKDVKPADIHKNLRKMVAAGLPEETALAALTTDAARMLDLSDNLGTVETGKIANLVVADGPLFAEKTALELVFVDGVKYKVEAPRAEANGRRGGSERPSAVGSWRFVAESANLRGVIAITGTADNLEGTIEAEGLTLRTLQNVTLDGETLRFEFSLEDMGALKAVLTIDGDALDGAFESETAGSMPVTATRQAPGRQG from the coding sequence ATGATTCGATCGATCTGCACGCCGGCCAGCCATCTCGCCGCGGCGCTCGCGTTTTTGCTGATCCTGGCCACGCCGGCGGCGGCCCAGCCGGGGCAGGCCTCGAACCCGCAGGAGGCCCTGCCTCCCGTCACCCGGACGTATGCCATCGTCAACGCCCGCATCGTGCAGGCGCCGGGCCGCGAAATCCCGCGCGGGACGGTGCTCGTCCGCGACGGGCTCATCGCCGCCGTGGGCGCGAACGTCGCGGTGCCGTTTGACGCCGAGCGGATTCCCGGCGACTCCCTCGTCGTCTACGCCGGCTTCATCGACGGGCTCTCGAACGCCGGCATCCCCCAGCCTAAGCGCGAGGACAACAGCGGCCCGGTGAGCCGCGCCAACCCGCCCGACGACAAGGCGGGCATCCAGCCGGAACGGTTCGCGCACGCGATGATCGACCCGGCGGACAAATCGATCGCCGATCTGCGGAACGCCGGCTTCACCGCCGCGCACGTCGTCCCGCATGGCAACATGCTGCCCGGATCGGGCGCGGTCATCCTCCTCGCCGGCGCCTCCGCCCGCGAGATGGTGCTCGTGCCCGACGCCTCGATGTTTTTCCAGTTTGACGGCGCCCGCCGGATGTACCCCGCGACGCCGATGGGCGTCATGGCCAAATTCCGGCAGCTCTATCGCGAGGCCGAGCGCCGCAAGCAGATCGAGACGCTCTACGCCGCCAATTCCCGGGGCATCGCCCGGCCCGAATACGACCCGGTGCACTACGCCTTTTTCCCGGTCATCGACCGCGACAAGCCTGTTTTTGTCTATGCCGACAACGCCCTGGAAATCTACCGCGCCTTCCGCCTCCAGGAAGCGCTCGGCTTCCCGCTCATCCTCGGCGGCATCTACCAGGCCTTCGATGCGATGGACCAGCTCGCCGCGCACAACGTCCCGATGTTCCTGACGCTCAAGCTCCCCAAGGAAGACGACAAAAAGGGCAAGGGCGATAGCGTGAGCGTCGCCGGCTTCGACCCCGCCTTCCGCGCCGCCGGGTATGCCGACGTCGAAAAGGAAACCAAAAACCTCGAGGCGCGGCAGGAGATCTTCCGCCGGCAATACATCCGCGCCGCGGCGGATCTGCACGACGCCGGCCTCGTGTTCGGCTTCAGCACGAAGGACGTCAAGCCCGCCGATATCCACAAGAACCTGCGCAAGATGGTCGCCGCCGGCCTTCCGGAGGAGACGGCGCTCGCCGCGCTGACGACCGACGCGGCCCGGATGCTCGATCTGTCCGATAACCTCGGCACGGTCGAGACCGGCAAGATCGCCAACCTCGTCGTGGCCGACGGCCCCCTCTTCGCCGAAAAAACCGCGCTCGAGCTGGTGTTCGTCGACGGCGTCAAATACAAGGTCGAGGCCCCGAGGGCGGAGGCCAACGGCCGGCGCGGCGGCAGCGAGCGCCCGAGCGCCGTCGGCAGCTGGCGCTTCGTGGCCGAGAGTGCCAACCTGCGCGGCGTCATCGCCATCACCGGCACGGCCGACAACCTGGAGGGCACGATCGAAGCCGAAGGGCTCACCCTGCGGACCCTGCAGAACGTCACGCTCGACGGCGAGACGCTTCGTTTCGAGTTCTCCCTCGAAGACATGGGCGCGCTGAAAGCCGTCCTGACGATCGACGGGGACGCGCTCGACGGAGCCTTCGAATCCGAAACCGCCGGCTCGATGCCCGTCACCGCCACACGCCAGGCGCCCGGCCGGCAAGGCTGA
- a CDS encoding SDR family NAD(P)-dependent oxidoreductase translates to MNRFENQVAIVTGGASGIGLAIGRRLAREGATVVLFDRDQALLDKAAAGFRSDEMDAATYGVDVTSEPGVKEAIDDVVGRFGRLDVMINCAGVVGPTSTKILDYDAASFRQVVDINLTGSFLMTKYAIGPMLKRSYGRILLIASIGGKEGNPGMAGYAASKSGVMGLVKGIGKEYAGTGVTVNGLAPAVIRTPMNEDTAPEMLEYMASKIPMGRLGTVDEAAAISCWIVSEEASFNTGFVFDLSGGRATF, encoded by the coding sequence ATGAATCGATTCGAAAACCAGGTCGCCATCGTGACGGGCGGCGCGAGCGGGATCGGGCTGGCGATCGGTCGCCGGCTGGCGCGTGAGGGCGCTACGGTCGTTTTGTTCGACCGCGACCAGGCCCTGCTGGACAAGGCCGCGGCGGGCTTCCGGTCCGATGAGATGGACGCCGCCACCTACGGGGTGGACGTGACCAGCGAGCCCGGCGTGAAGGAGGCCATCGACGATGTGGTCGGCCGTTTCGGCCGGCTCGACGTGATGATCAACTGCGCCGGCGTGGTCGGACCGACGTCGACCAAGATTCTCGACTACGACGCGGCGTCGTTTCGCCAGGTGGTCGACATCAACCTGACCGGCTCGTTCCTGATGACGAAATACGCGATCGGTCCGATGCTCAAGCGGTCGTACGGGCGCATCCTGCTAATCGCCTCCATCGGCGGCAAGGAGGGCAACCCGGGCATGGCCGGCTACGCGGCGAGCAAGTCGGGCGTGATGGGCCTGGTCAAGGGCATCGGGAAGGAGTACGCCGGCACGGGCGTGACGGTCAACGGCCTCGCGCCGGCGGTCATCCGCACCCCGATGAACGAGGATACCGCCCCCGAGATGCTCGAATACATGGCCTCCAAGATCCCCATGGGCCGGCTGGGCACCGTCGACGAGGCGGCCGCGATCTCATGCTGGATCGTTTCCGAGGAAGCCAGCTTCAACACGGGTTTCGTGTTTGATTTGTCGGGCGGGCGCGCTACGTTTTGA
- the araD gene encoding L-arabinonate dehydratase — MSEKKSDLRSAVWFGTKDKMGFVHRSWTKNQGHPDHMFDGRPVIGICNTWSELTPCNAHFRMLAEHVKRGVYEAGGFPFEFPVMSLGEILMRPTTMLYRNLASMDVEESIRANPLDGIVLMTGCDKTTPSTVMGAASVDLPTIVLPGGAMLNGKYKGRDIGSGTSVWEFSEDLRAGKITEHEFFDAEACMSRSDGHCMTMGTASTMACMVEALGLTLPGAAAIPAPDSRRRRLAHMTGMRIVEMVREDLKLSQILTRQAFENAIRVNAAVGGSTNFVIHLLAIAGRVGIDLSLEDFDRLGSEMPLLVNLMPSGKYLMEDFYYAGGLPAVVAEIRDRLHLGALTVTGKSFGENNEEAPNYNTDVITPAAEPLLDHAGLAVLRGNLAEDGAIIKPSAASPELMRHRGPAVVFEDYDDYDRIDDPNLNVTKDSVLVLKNVGPKGYPGMPEVGNMGLPKKVLEEGVRDMVRISDGRMSGTAYGTVVLHVAPESAIGGTLALVQDGDMIELDVPARKLHLDVPEAEIARRRAAWTPRSPHTDRGYVSMYLNHVMQADTGADFDFLQGKSGSDVPNPNH; from the coding sequence ATGTCAGAAAAGAAAAGCGATCTCCGAAGCGCCGTCTGGTTCGGCACCAAGGACAAGATGGGATTCGTCCATCGGAGCTGGACAAAAAACCAGGGCCATCCGGACCATATGTTCGACGGCCGGCCTGTCATCGGCATCTGCAACACGTGGTCCGAGCTGACGCCGTGCAATGCCCACTTCCGGATGCTGGCCGAGCACGTGAAGCGTGGCGTTTATGAAGCCGGCGGGTTTCCGTTCGAGTTCCCCGTCATGTCGCTCGGCGAGATTCTGATGCGGCCGACGACGATGCTCTACCGCAACCTCGCCAGCATGGACGTCGAGGAGTCGATCCGCGCCAACCCGCTCGACGGCATCGTGCTGATGACCGGGTGCGACAAGACAACGCCGTCGACCGTCATGGGGGCGGCGAGTGTCGATCTCCCGACGATCGTCCTGCCGGGCGGCGCCATGCTCAACGGCAAATACAAGGGGCGCGACATCGGGTCGGGCACGAGCGTGTGGGAATTCAGCGAGGACCTGCGCGCCGGCAAGATCACCGAACACGAATTCTTCGATGCCGAAGCCTGCATGTCCCGCAGCGACGGCCACTGCATGACGATGGGCACGGCGTCGACGATGGCGTGCATGGTCGAGGCGCTGGGGCTGACGCTTCCGGGCGCCGCGGCGATCCCCGCGCCGGATTCCCGCCGTCGCCGGCTCGCGCACATGACCGGGATGCGCATCGTCGAGATGGTCCGCGAAGACCTCAAGCTCTCCCAGATCCTCACGCGGCAGGCCTTCGAGAACGCGATCCGGGTGAACGCCGCGGTGGGGGGATCCACGAATTTCGTCATCCATCTGCTGGCCATCGCCGGCCGGGTCGGGATCGATCTTTCGCTGGAGGATTTCGACCGGCTCGGCAGCGAGATGCCGCTACTCGTCAACCTGATGCCGTCGGGCAAATACCTGATGGAGGATTTCTACTACGCCGGCGGCCTGCCCGCCGTCGTCGCCGAAATCCGGGACCGGCTGCATCTCGGGGCGCTGACCGTGACGGGCAAGTCGTTTGGCGAAAACAATGAGGAGGCGCCGAACTACAACACGGACGTGATCACGCCGGCGGCGGAGCCGCTGCTCGATCACGCCGGCCTGGCCGTGCTGCGCGGCAACCTCGCCGAAGACGGCGCCATCATCAAGCCGTCCGCCGCCTCGCCCGAACTGATGCGGCATCGCGGGCCGGCGGTCGTGTTCGAGGACTACGACGACTACGACCGGATCGACGACCCGAACCTCAACGTGACGAAGGACTCGGTCCTCGTCCTGAAAAACGTCGGCCCGAAAGGGTATCCGGGCATGCCGGAAGTGGGCAACATGGGGCTGCCCAAAAAGGTGCTGGAGGAGGGCGTGCGCGACATGGTCCGCATCTCCGACGGCCGCATGAGCGGGACGGCATACGGCACCGTGGTGCTGCATGTCGCCCCCGAGTCCGCCATCGGCGGGACGCTCGCGCTGGTGCAGGACGGCGACATGATCGAACTCGACGTGCCGGCGCGAAAGCTCCATCTGGACGTCCCCGAAGCCGAAATCGCCCGCCGGCGCGCCGCCTGGACGCCCCGATCGCCCCACACGGACCGCGGGTACGTCAGCATGTACCTCAACCACGTCATGCAAGCCGACACCGGCGCCGACTTCGACTTCCTCCAGGGCAAGTCCGGCAGCGACGTGCCGAATCCGAACCATTGA